The DNA region TTGTCCACCAGGTGGTGCTAATGAAACCATAGTCCAAAACCAATAAATGTCTAAAAATCATCAAAGGCTCCTTGTAGGGTGGGACAACTGGTCACGCTCTAGCCAATAAACCTCTAGCTCACTAGTGATGGTGTcatctctacacacacagtTTCTGGGGAGTCTGTTTAGTTCAGTGGAACTTTCTCATCTGACTGACAAGTCCAGCGTTTAAGACCACTCCCCCAAACTGTGCTTCAAAAGAGCACCACGTTTACTTTTATAAGACAGAAACAGGTTATTGTTCTTAACAACAGCAATCACAAGTtaaaaacactttcactttcactTTATATAGATCATATAAAAAGTGAAACGATAATGGTGACGGAACAAGAAAAACAagagggagggtgggggagagagagagagagagagagagagagagagggagagggagagagagagagagagggagagagagagagagagagatgttgggCACCTTTTTGCTCCACCAGCATCTGGAGAGACGATGGTACAGTTTTTCCACTCGTTGATATTTTCCTTAATCCATTTTAATACAGCAGGTTCTGCGTACAGGTTGTCCACTGGGATATCAAAaaagccctgacacacacacacacatacacaaaacccaGCAGCAAAGTCATCCTGAGAGTTGGTGTACCGCATGtgtaagactgtgtgtgtgtgtgtgtgtgtgtctgtatctgaGTGTTATGtttaagactgtgtgtgtgtgtgtgtacctgtatctGAGTGTCATGtgtaagactgtgtgtgtgtgtgtgtgtgtgtgtatatgtgtacctGTATCTGAGTGTCATGtgtaagactgtgtgtgtgtgtgtgtgtgtgtgtgtgtgtgtgtgtgtgtgtgtgtgtgtgtgtacctgtatctGAGAGGCATGtgtaagactgtgtgtgtgtgtgtgtgtgtgtgtgtacctgtatctGAGAGGCATGTAAATCCATAGTGATGATGTGATCAGCCCCAGCAACAGACAGCATGTTCGCCACCAACTTCGCTGAAATTGGTGCCcgactctatatatatatatatatatatacacacacacacaagcaaacatcATAATATAAACATCATATTATAAAacaatatatattaaataatcacCAAAAATATTTCAGTCATGCCTGTCAGTTCTGGTGTTAATCCTAAAATAGATCTGAAATAGATCtataaataatattaaatatcATATCAAACAGACCTGAAATAGATCTATAATAGAGTTTTATCGTTAAGTGTTAACAGGATAATAGAGTTTTATCGTTAAGTGTTAACAGGATAATAGAGTTTTATCGTTAAGTGTTAACAGGATAATTGAATTTTATTGTTAAGTGTTAACAGGATAatagttttattgttaagtgttAACAGGATAATAGTTTTATCGTTAAGTGTTAAAAGGATAATAGagttttattgttaagtgttAACAGGATAATAGGTTTATCGTTAAGTGTTAACAGGATAATGGTGTTTATCGTTAAGTGTTAACTGGATAATGGTGTTTATCATTATAATGCAGGAAATTAACCTTTAATCTATAGTTGCATTATTGTTCAAGACCGTTTCAAAATGCAGAATGGTAGcatgagacacagagagacagaaagaaagacagagagagagaaagacaggcagagagagatgaTAGCAGAAACATAGAGGAGAGACTTACTAGGTTGTCCACATTAATCCAGCAataacgagtgtgtgtgtgtgtgtgtgtgtgtgtgtgtgtgtgtgtgtgtgtgcgtgtgtgtaaggcCATGCCTAAGAACAGTTCATTAGTATTATGGTtagcacacacatcacacaccatgcgtgtgtgtgtgcgtgtgtctgtatgtgtatatatgtgtgtgtgtctgtgtgtgtgcgcgtgtgtatatatatgtgtgtgtgtgtgtgtgtgtgaaggtgctgGTTCTCTCACCCCCACCTTATCCTTCTTGTCCTGTCTGGCGTAGGGGAAACAGGGGATCACGGCCGTCACTCGTGAAGCAGACGCAATCTTACACGCATTGATCATTATCAACAACTCCATTAGGTTATCATTGATCTCACCGCAGCCGCTCTGCACAATATAAACATCTTCTCCACGCACACTCTCCCCAatctccacactacacacacacacaaacaaatcacttatCAACACTGATATGCATGTCAAATATCCACTGCTCTATCAACTTTGATTATTTACAATTCTTTATATTGGACATTATATTGATATTTTGATAACTGACCGAGTTTGACTGCAACACTAGACTGTTAACCCACCAGAGACATTTAAGACACGGGGGTGGGGGATTCTTCGTTAGTATATTCTTATCTTGCACAGCGCAGTGTTTTATCTCACACTAAATGTCATGTATAAACAGCCTGCACGAGCTGCCAGCGCACGTGGCTATTTTAAGCACGCGCGCTCTCCACTTTACAGACGTGATATTCATCTGCTCTTGTGTTATTATATGAATTCTACAACAAATTCAGAATTTATTTTTAAGTACACCgaatttatttaaatttattttaactgacggttaaaataaataaaaataaacacgtTTTACATCTCTGTGAAAATACTTTCTACTGGCGCGGCAATACACGCAGGCCACGCAACGTCTGTAAACAAGAGCGCGCGGGAGAGCGCGCGGGAGAGCCAGGCAGCGACCTTGCAAAGACTGCTGGGAAATGGAGTCCTCTGGCCCCCGAGAGACCACAGGTCAGTGCGGGCGCCCTCACCACAAAAGACTACACACTGAAAACGCTTTACGACACCAGCTAGCTGCCGACCATGTGGGGAGGCTTGTCCTGTCGTCTCGTGATCAAGTCGTACCGCGAATAAATATTCGTTCCTAAAGTGGAAAAAATCTCACCACGTTTCTTGATTACTAAATTTCTTGGTGACAACTTTGCCCAGCTCCTGGCCCAGCCGGTCCGCGATCTTCTGCGACAGGTCCGGGTGCGAACTGCCGCTGAATATCTTGATGTTGGGCATCCTCGGTGGTTCCAGGGTCCTGATGTGTGTCCTGCACTAACGCGTGTCCTGCAGTGTGTCCGACAGATCCGCACACGGTCCAGACGGTCCGGTCACGCGCACGCTCCGTCTCCGGCTCGTGACAGCGCGAGGACGAGCGTCACGTGACCGCACACCGTGTCGCGCGCCCGGGTAGGATGGCGACGTGCCGTAAAGCGTACGAGAAACCAATAACTTCcgtattttctttttttaattattatttatttgcttattcTGTCGATAAACGTGACGGCAAATACTTGACACATACGTGTAGCAGGTCACAAGCACGCCATATTTATatcgatacattttttaaataaaagatgTTACCTACCATGTTCCCCGTCTCTAAGATTATTTACTGCATTAACAAAAATCGTGCAATTACACTAAGACAGACTGGGCATGTCCGTGTTTAGTGATTCAGCATTTACATTATTATTGTGTTACTCTGTTATTGTGTTACAGTGTTATTGTGCTATTGTGTTACAATGTTATTGTGTTACAGGGTTGTTGAGTTACACTGTTATTGTGCTATTGTGTTACAATGTTATTGTGTTACAGGGTTGTTGAGTTACACTGGTATTGTGCTATTGTGTTGCAGGGTTGTTGAGTTACAGTgttattgttttacatttttactgcTGTTACACAGAAAATTGTACAACACACTAAACAACAGGCAATAAGAATTTTGAAAAATGTATCAGACATTAAGTTGCCTGTATTATCATATGTGATGCAGAGAATCTAGAATTACATGCATAGTGAAATATTCATAAATCATACATGAATTGCAAAGTAAAAAATGGCAGAATGTTTTCACTAAATAACAATAACAGCTACATTCAACGGTACCAAATGATGGAGCAAATCAAAACACCTGAACCTGAGTCGAACTGTAAAACCAAAACATCTTAACCTGAGTCGAACTGTAAAACCAAAACATCTTAACCTGAGTCGAACTGTAAAATTAAAACATCTGAACCCGAGTCGAACTGTAAAATCAAAACATCTTAACCTGAGTCGAACTGTAAAACCAAAACATCTTAACCTGAGTCGAACTGTAAAACCAAAACACCTGAACCTGAGTCGAACTGTAAAATCAAAACATCTTAACCTGAGTCGAACTGTAAAACCAAAACACCTGAACCTGAGTCGAACTGTAAAACCAAAACATCTTAACCTGAGTCGAACTGTAAAACCAAAACACCTGAACCTGAGTCGAACTGTAAAACCAAAACACCTGAACCTGAGTCGAACTGTAAAACCAAAACACCTGAACCTGGGTCAAATTGTAAAATCGCAACACCTGAACACTTAGAGTTGCTTTCACCAATGTCTCTGAATACATTGGCATGAGCACCACCATGTGAGCATGTTTGGAAGGTTTTGCAGAAACAGCTCCCTCTGTTCTGTGAAGTCAGCATTTATCTTCTCATTATCTTCACAAAGGTGTTCTAATGTGATGTAATGTCATTTAACAAAGATAAGGATTTCTGTTAATTGGAACTTTTAACACATCCAATTAGGAGGTAGGACACACTCCCAGCAATTACTTATCACTGATATGATATTCCTCTTTTGGTGTCCACCAGTTAGAAAGGAGCAATTATAATGCAAGCAAACGTGTCTATGAATCAGTGGTCTTACAGGGTCTGTCCCTCTTActgcctctcctcctctgtgtaTCTGACACTACAACTGTCAGAATTCATATAAACGGATTTTCCCATCTCAGTTTGAGAAACCAGGACCTCAGTATAAAAGGCTGAGGTGGTGaaaaacaaataacaacaacCACTTAATTCAAAACATAAAAACTTTTAAATGTCAATGTGGGTGTTTGCGTCATATACTGGATTTATTGGTATTTAAGTATTTAATTGATCTGCATATAGTGTAGTTTCACTGAGGGACTCAGTGAGACAGTCAGTGGGTGTTCATGTGAATAACATGTCAGTGAGGAAAACAGACGACCTCTGCATTTATACATGTGTTTTCCAGAGTGTGAAAGAGTACAGGTTCCTAGAAGTCCTATCATGGGTTCCTAGAGTTCCTAGAAGTTCTACCCTGGGTTTGATGAGTGCAGGTGTGTCCAGGTATATAGTGTGTAAAATAGAGGTATGTAGTGTAAAATAGAGGAATGTAGTGTGTAAAATAGAGGTATATAGTGTGTAAAATAGAGGAATGTAGTGTGTAAAATAGAGGAATGTAGTGTGTAAAATAGAGGAATGTAGTGTGTAAAATAGAGGAATGTAGTGTGTAAAATAGAGGTATATAGTGTGTAAAATAGAGGAATGTAGTGTGTAAAATAGAGGTATATAGTGTGTAAAATAGAGGTATGTAGTGTAAAATAGAGGAATGTAGTGTGTAAAATAGAGGTATATAGTGTGTAAAATAGAGGTATGTAGTGTGTAAAATAGAGGTATATGGTGTATAAAATAGAGGTATATAGTGTGTAAAATAGAGGCATATAGTGAGTGTAAAATAGAGAAATGTAATGTGTAAAATAGAGGTATATAGTGAGTGTAAAATAGAGTGTGTAAAATAGAGGAATATAGTGTGTAAAATAGAGGTATATAGTTTGTAAAATAGAGGTATATAGCATGTAAAATAGAGGTATATAGCGTGTAAAATAGAGGTATATAGCATGTAAAATAGAGGTATATAGCATGTAAAATAGAGGTATATAGCGTGCTCAGAGGGACTCAGATCTCACTATGGCAGCACAGCTGAAAGGAACCAGAAGGAAACTCAGACATGAAGCTCTGTGGAACATCAACACTGCGCCACTCAGTCaacaaacctgagtgacgaacgCTGACAACATCACAACATCATAACATTCCAGTTTACCTGAACTCTCAATGCCCATGAACCCCCAGATCTACAACTTTACCTGAGATGAGAGGGATGTGGTAAAATAGCTCACTAAACAAACAGGTCTTCAAACTGAGTCTTGAACTTTGAcaggaaggttattccatagtgTGCGAGCTTTACAGGAGAAGGCTCCACCCCCTTTGCTAGGCTCCACCCCCTGTGCTAGGTTTCCTTATTCTAGGTAGTAATAAAGAGCTGAACCTTTTGATCTAAGCAGACGTGGTGGATCATAATGCTGGAAGAGATCGCTATACTTCTGTCAGGTCAGTAGGGGGTGGCCCTCTCATCTGAACTCACCTCATAAAGGCAGACAGTGTGTCACTCCATCCGAGAGATAAAcagagaagaggagggagggagagagagagagtgagagagagagggagacagagagagagagagggagacagagagagagcgagagatagagagtgagagagagagagagagagagagagagattttattAATAAACACTGACAATGCATTAGATTCGGTTTGGAAAGAGGTTGTCAAATAAGCATGTCAATGAAATGTTTTCTGTATCAAACTGTCATACTAAATTTAAAGGAACGTAAATAATCACAAATGGCAAACACATTACACCAAACTATCTAGACAGGCTTACTGGACTTTACCAAACAAATCTCATGTTATCATTTAAAAAGCCCATGTTTGCAATCAATTTTATTTACCTTATTTTAACAACAACCCTGTTCTATCAACAACGCTATTTAACAACAACCTTATtttatcaacaacaacaaccccaTTTTGTTATTTAACTCCTTCTGCATCATGTCAGCACAGAGAAGCCTGTAAGACAGCAGAAAGATCTCACAAATGAATGTTTGTTTCTAGAAACACAACCGACAGACGgcgaaacaaaacaacacaacacatgTTTGTGTAGGTCAGTTCACAGCAGATATATTATATCTCACAGTAGATTCTCTACAGCACTAGCAAGATGGCGTTTGAACTGTgttacactgcctgaccagagaAACTTTAGCTGGAGCTAATTTGCCCATTTCTGTGTTGCCTCCTTTACCCCTCACAGTGTCGTGGTCGCTGTAATGGTTTGGCTCGTTAGCAGGTTGTCATGGCATTTAGCAGGTGCAGTGGGACTCCAGCATCGTGGCTGGGTCTGCCGTCATCAACAAAGCTCCAGGGAAGCTaaagccccccgcacacagcgagcaactagctgagcaaacggtcacgcgtgcccgtttgctcagctagttgctcgccgtgtgcggacgcttgagacagaattctctgcctcttgagcctgtgagacatttatctaacgtgtttgatattttctggcacgcgtgcccgaaatctcaccgtgtgcgctcggctgagcaatttggctcagcaatttttcgtcaccagccaattggaagctcgctTGGCGTCACGTGACACTTCGGCGTTTACGCCgtgcctggttcacactacacgattttaggctgtggtcggaggcgaatcggcgatcactcgtcgctcgctcagtcgtgtagtgtgaactgctgaaagacgctcgccgagcagtcgccgactggtcgcagacgactggcagatatctagcatgtttaatatctagcagtcggcgactgcgagtcggcagcagcgtctagctacagccaatgggaacgcggagagagaaccgcggcaccgctgaagatatctctgaagaatgtaaaaaactttcaagaatgctttcaaaacagtaacccagcaaacacacaaaatcctcacctttcttacaactttactacaacactgtgtttaagttattgtgacagcactggagaaatagtgcgattgattatatgttcactgcaacggagagatgaaataattctggcaatttgggactatggagtgtataaacggtaaaaaaaaataacaataacgaaaatgtggagtacatgtacattgtttttttcttctacgtggtgttgctggttctgggagagtttcgttttcgtgttctcgtgtttttggacggcagccagatgagtcggcgattccccagtcgttccccagtcgtgtaaagctgggcgtacactgtacgatattttaaatcgtgtactcagctccagctcaaactgtacgactaaatcgcagggtttaaaaattcacagctcacgattcacatactcacactatacgacccgacgctctcatgcgatctcacgaggagcgatttgaatttcaaacatgtttgatattcttgcgacgctgcgatttctgatcgggagttggtcgtgaggtgtgaatcgctc from Brachyhypopomus gauderio isolate BG-103 unplaced genomic scaffold, BGAUD_0.2 sc80, whole genome shotgun sequence includes:
- the prps1a gene encoding ribose-phosphate pyrophosphokinase 1a isoform X2, with amino-acid sequence MPNIKIFSGSSHPDLSQKIADRLGQELGKVVTKKFSNQETCVEIGESVRGEDVYIVQSGCGEINDNLMELLIMINACKIASASRVTAVIPCFPYARQDKKDKSRAPISAKLVANMLSVAGADHIITMDLHASQIQGFFDIPVDNLYAEPAVLKWIKENINEWKNCTIVSPDAGGAKRVTSIADRLNVDFALIHKERKKVNEVDRMVLVGDVKDRVAILVDDMADTCGTVCHAADKLVSAGATKVYAILTHGIFSGPAISRINSANFEAVVVTNTIPQEEKIKHCSKIQVIDISMILAEAIRRTHNGESVSYLFSHVPL
- the prps1a gene encoding ribose-phosphate pyrophosphokinase 1a isoform X1; amino-acid sequence: MPNIKIFSGSSHPDLSQKIADRLGQELGKVVTKKFSNQETCVEIGESVRGEDVYIVQSGCGEINDNLMELLIMINACKIASASRVTAVIPCFPYARQDKKDKVGSRAPISAKLVANMLSVAGADHIITMDLHASQIQGFFDIPVDNLYAEPAVLKWIKENINEWKNCTIVSPDAGGAKRVTSIADRLNVDFALIHKERKKVNEVDRMVLVGDVKDRVAILVDDMADTCGTVCHAADKLVSAGATKVYAILTHGIFSGPAISRINSANFEAVVVTNTIPQEEKIKHCSKIQVIDISMILAEAIRRTHNGESVSYLFSHVPL